The segment GATCGAACAGATTCTGGAAGTTTCTTAACCTGTTTAGAAGCCTTATTAGACAGAAGAACTTCCCATCTCATTTAGGTAGAATATCCCAATTATTGGGATATATCAAGCTAAATCCTCTGGGAGAAATACAACCCCGGCGGTTCTACTGTTTTAAAGAGAGTTGTTTTTTCAAAGAATTTAAAAGCGAATTAAATTTTTGGAGGGCGAGGGGGCGGTCATAAAGCTTTTCAAAACCCTTCGGTTATTTTCGCCCAGCTTTTTCCCCATTTGGGGCAGGTGTTCTATCAACGCAAGATATTTGACCAGTTGCGAAACGTCATTTTTTAACTAAAGAAACTTTTGTAAAATATGAACAATTCTTTGGGCACTGTTTCCATCCCACAGCAGAGGGACTTTCTTTTCAGGCTGGCCGTTTTCAATAATATCCATTCCTGCCTTTAAAATATGATCAGGGTTCGTTCCCACAAGCGAGTTCGTTCCTTCCGTTATAGTCACCGGCCGTTCGGTATTTTCTCTTAATGTCAGACAGGGAACTTTTAACGCCGTGCTTTCTTCCTGAATGCCTCCCGAATCAGTCAGGATAATCCTGGAATGATCCATCAGGCATAGGAAATCTAAATACCCCATCGGTTCGGTCCAATAAATTCCATGACCGTTTGCCGGCAGGTTAAAAAAATAATGACTCAGATTCCATTTTTCGATTTGCTGTCTCGTTCGGGGGTGAACCGGGAAAAAAAGCGGGATTTTTTTTGACAGTTTAGAGAGCACCTCTAAAATAGGTCCAAGGGTCTCTCTTTGATCGACGTTCGATGGCCGGTGAAGCGTGATGATCCCATATTGTTTTGGCGCTGCGTTCAGACTTTTTAATATTTGAGAGCGCTTTGCTTTTTCTCTATATTTATAAAGGGTGTCGATCATCACATTTCCGACCAGAAAGATTTGCTCTTTTCTCTTCCCTTCTTCCAATAAATGCCCAACCCCGCTCTCTTCGCTCACAAAAAGGCAATCTGAAAGCGCATCGGTGACAATCCGGTTAATCTCTTCCGGCATGCTTCGGTCCCCGCTTCTAAGCCCCGCCTCGACATGGGCGATTCGAATCCCTAGTTTTGACGCCACCAGACTGCAAGCGAGGGTAGAATTCACATC is part of the Nitrospirota bacterium genome and harbors:
- the wecB gene encoding UDP-N-acetylglucosamine 2-epimerase (non-hydrolyzing); amino-acid sequence: MTQQGFKRKKILNIVGARPNFVKIAPLIEAMGQFNRDSNRMIFESVLVHTGQHYDAKMSDAFFADLEIPKPDVFLGVGSGSHAEQTAHIMLAFEKICLNEKPDLLLVVGDVNSTLACSLVASKLGIRIAHVEAGLRSGDRSMPEEINRIVTDALSDCLFVSEESGVGHLLEEGKRKEQIFLVGNVMIDTLYKYREKAKRSQILKSLNAAPKQYGIITLHRPSNVDQRETLGPILEVLSKLSKKIPLFFPVHPRTRQQIEKWNLSHYFFNLPANGHGIYWTEPMGYLDFLCLMDHSRIILTDSGGIQEESTALKVPCLTLRENTERPVTITEGTNSLVGTNPDHILKAGMDIIENGQPEKKVPLLWDGNSAQRIVHILQKFL